One segment of Brassica napus cultivar Da-Ae chromosome C3, Da-Ae, whole genome shotgun sequence DNA contains the following:
- the LOC125583726 gene encoding translation initiation factor IF3-1, mitochondrial-like produces the protein MILFQTIKKEEDVQSHGPRLNDKITAETVRLVSEEGHCIVTLKEALRRAKELKHDLVEVQRDAKPPVCKIVDYAHDKYKKDQVGKARANAKVCYMAFGIENIKVVVVS, from the exons ATGATCTTGTTCCAGACAATCAAGAAGGAAGAGGATGTTCAATCTCATGGCCCACGCCTCAATGATAAGATTACCGCCGAGACTGTAAGATTGGTTTCCGAGGAAG GACATTGTATTGTGACTCTGAAGGAAGCTCTCAGACGGGCAAAAGAGCTCAAGCATGACTTAGTTGAG GTCCAAAGAGATGCTAAGCCACCAGTGTGTAAAATTGTAGACTATGCACATGACAAGTACAAAAAAGATCAAGTAGGAAAGGCGCGTGCTAATGCCAAGGTCTGTTACATGGCCTTTGGTATTGAAAATATCAAAGTTGTCGTTGTGTCCTGA